A single genomic interval of Aegicerativicinus sediminis harbors:
- a CDS encoding M15 family metallopeptidase codes for MKRRTFLSNTACAVPFLYINPTSLLSNNSKEDITATDLMGKAELKFKNDNIRLREDAYNAFLNMQTAAKNEGIEIMVVSAYRSYDHQKNIWNRKYKSYTNSGLSPLESIQKIIEYSTIPGTSRHHWGTDIDIIDGSVPQPKNVLSPEHFEPNGPFSKLKNWLIKNANKYGFYLVYTNNPDRKGFKYEPWHYSYKPLSKKYLQAYKNQEIINNIVTDDLDGGSYITKEFLNTYYTENILNINPELL; via the coding sequence ATGAAAAGGAGAACTTTTTTAAGTAATACTGCCTGTGCAGTCCCCTTTCTTTATATAAATCCAACTAGTCTATTATCTAACAATAGTAAGGAAGACATTACCGCAACCGATTTAATGGGAAAGGCTGAACTAAAATTCAAAAACGATAATATACGTTTACGAGAAGATGCCTATAATGCATTTCTAAATATGCAAACAGCCGCCAAAAATGAGGGAATAGAAATTATGGTGGTTTCAGCCTATCGCAGTTATGACCATCAAAAAAATATTTGGAATAGGAAATATAAAAGTTATACCAATTCTGGATTGAGCCCACTAGAAAGCATTCAGAAAATAATTGAATATTCTACTATTCCAGGCACATCTCGTCATCATTGGGGTACAGATATAGACATAATAGATGGGAGTGTTCCACAACCAAAAAACGTTTTAAGCCCCGAACATTTTGAACCTAATGGTCCCTTTTCCAAACTAAAAAATTGGTTAATTAAAAATGCAAATAAATATGGGTTTTATTTAGTTTACACTAATAATCCAGACAGAAAAGGATTTAAATATGAACCTTGGCATTATAGCTATAAACCTCTCTCAAAAAAGTATTTACAAGCTTATAAAAATCAGGAAATCATTAACAATATTGTAACCGATGATTTAGATGGTGGATCTTATATTACCAAAGAATTTTTGAACACATATTACACAGAAAATATTTTAAACATTAACCCCGAACTTTTGTAA
- a CDS encoding GNAT family N-acetyltransferase has product MGKDSALSFRLIEPKETYLVRHPVLRKGRSLESCAMEGDDDETTLHIGAYFKNQLIGVMSLMNKNNPNFDEMGQFQLRGMAILEPYQGKGYGEELVNFGENLLNEKYKLPFIWLNARERAKNFYLKLGYQLIGEPFNIDPIGIHYLMIKSL; this is encoded by the coding sequence ATGGGCAAAGACTCGGCGCTCAGCTTCAGACTTATAGAACCAAAAGAAACATATTTGGTTAGACATCCTGTTTTAAGAAAAGGTCGCTCCTTAGAGAGTTGTGCCATGGAAGGTGATGATGACGAAACTACTTTACATATTGGAGCATATTTTAAAAACCAACTTATCGGTGTAATGAGTCTAATGAATAAAAACAATCCAAACTTCGATGAAATGGGTCAATTTCAATTAAGAGGAATGGCTATCTTAGAACCCTACCAAGGTAAAGGTTATGGTGAGGAACTTGTCAATTTTGGAGAAAACCTTCTCAATGAAAAGTATAAGCTACCTTTCATTTGGTTAAATGCAAGAGAGCGTGCGAAAAACTTTTATTTAAAATTAGGGTATCAATTAATAGGAGAACCATTTAATATTGATCCAATCGGGATTCATTATCTAATGATAAAATCTTTATGA
- the gpmI gene encoding 2,3-bisphosphoglycerate-independent phosphoglycerate mutase, whose product MSKKVILMILDGWGISPDPKVSAIDKAYTPFIDGLYHKYPNATLRTDGLNVGLPEGQMGNSEVGHMNLGAGRIVYQDLVKINMAVENHTLQNEKVLKDAIDYANKNNKSVHLMGLLSDGGVHSHINHLFGLIDVLNEAGVQKNYVHAFTDGRDVDPKSGFGFVTSLEEHIKDTPTKLATVIGRYYAMDRDKRWERVKLSYDAIVNGVGKKTHNATDAIQESYNEDITDEFIKPIVVTDENELPVTQLKDGDVVIFFNFRTDRGRQLTEVLSQKDFHEYNMHHLNLYYVTMTKYDDTFKKVHVIYEKDNLNDTLGEILSKNGKTQLRMAETEKYPHVTFFFSGGKEEPFSGESRIMKNSPKVATYDLQPEMSAYELRDALVDEIKRGKQEFICINFANGDMVGHTGVMEAAIKACEAVDACVKDVIEAALEQDYVTIIIADHGNCDTMINPDGTPNTAHTTNPVPVILVSNETQHINDGILGDIAPTILDLMEIEQPEAMTRTSLLK is encoded by the coding sequence ATGAGTAAGAAAGTAATTTTAATGATCTTGGATGGTTGGGGAATTTCTCCAGATCCTAAGGTTTCAGCAATAGACAAGGCATATACACCATTTATAGATGGCCTTTACCATAAATATCCAAACGCTACCCTTCGTACAGATGGGTTAAATGTCGGTTTGCCAGAAGGACAAATGGGAAACAGTGAGGTCGGCCACATGAATCTTGGGGCGGGTAGAATTGTTTATCAGGATCTAGTAAAAATAAATATGGCTGTTGAGAACCACACTTTACAGAATGAAAAAGTTCTAAAAGACGCCATAGATTATGCAAATAAAAATAATAAGTCTGTTCATTTAATGGGGTTATTGAGTGATGGAGGCGTACACTCTCATATTAATCATTTATTTGGTCTTATCGATGTCCTAAATGAAGCAGGGGTCCAAAAAAATTATGTACATGCCTTTACAGATGGAAGAGATGTTGATCCCAAGTCAGGTTTCGGTTTTGTAACCTCCTTGGAAGAACATATTAAGGACACACCCACAAAATTGGCAACGGTAATTGGTCGTTACTATGCAATGGACAGAGACAAAAGATGGGAAAGAGTAAAACTTTCATATGACGCTATCGTTAATGGAGTTGGAAAGAAAACCCACAATGCAACTGATGCCATTCAGGAGAGTTATAATGAAGATATCACCGACGAATTTATCAAACCAATTGTAGTTACTGATGAAAACGAATTGCCCGTAACCCAATTAAAGGATGGCGATGTTGTAATATTTTTTAATTTCCGCACAGATCGTGGCCGACAATTAACTGAAGTCCTGTCACAAAAAGATTTCCATGAGTACAATATGCACCATTTAAATTTGTACTATGTTACAATGACTAAGTATGATGACACTTTTAAAAAAGTGCATGTTATTTACGAGAAAGATAATTTAAATGATACTCTAGGGGAAATTCTTTCAAAAAATGGAAAAACCCAGCTACGCATGGCTGAAACAGAGAAATATCCTCACGTTACTTTTTTCTTTTCAGGTGGAAAAGAGGAACCTTTTTCTGGAGAATCCCGAATTATGAAAAATTCTCCCAAGGTGGCAACTTACGACCTTCAACCAGAAATGAGTGCCTATGAGTTAAGAGATGCGTTGGTTGATGAAATTAAAAGGGGAAAACAAGAGTTTATTTGTATAAATTTTGCCAACGGAGACATGGTGGGCCATACTGGTGTAATGGAGGCAGCAATAAAAGCTTGTGAAGCTGTAGATGCATGTGTTAAGGATGTCATTGAAGCCGCCTTGGAACAAGATTATGTAACAATAATTATTGCAGATCACGGTAACTGCGACACTATGATTAACCCAGACGGAACCCCTAATACGGCTCATACTACCAATCCTGTTCCTGTAATATTAGTATCTAATGAAACCCAACACATAAATGATGGAATACTTGGTGATATTGCACCTACCATATTGGATTTGATGGAAATAGAGCAACCGGAAGCTATGACAAGAACTTCATTACTCAAATAA
- a CDS encoding carboxypeptidase-like regulatory domain-containing protein, with the protein MFQCVWTQNLVEINGQILADDDLEGIHIINKSAEKFTITDGQGRFLISARQNDTILISALAYKPIEIIVDALTYNSKSLKVYLEEKINVLDEVIVGKILTGNLWSDIENSDAKRSLDFYDLGIPGNTRLPLTQAERKYKDASEGNIFQGLSINVHKLLNVISGRTKRLKKYLQLEQSNNCLEMVVSEYAKALLGDLNWENERMADYFFYVSDDPKFLQFCHDYQSISMYQFLESKLESYKDNLNEK; encoded by the coding sequence TTGTTCCAATGTGTATGGACCCAAAATCTAGTAGAAATTAATGGACAGATTTTGGCTGACGACGATTTGGAAGGAATCCATATCATTAATAAATCAGCAGAGAAATTTACTATTACGGATGGTCAGGGTCGCTTTTTAATTTCTGCCAGACAGAACGACACCATTTTAATATCAGCCTTAGCCTACAAACCCATAGAAATTATTGTAGATGCATTAACTTATAATAGTAAATCCCTAAAAGTTTATTTGGAAGAGAAGATAAATGTTCTAGATGAAGTAATAGTCGGTAAAATATTAACTGGAAATTTATGGTCAGATATTGAGAATTCGGACGCGAAAAGGAGCTTAGATTTTTATGATCTTGGTATTCCGGGAAATACAAGATTACCCTTGACCCAAGCCGAGCGAAAATATAAGGATGCTAGTGAGGGAAATATTTTCCAAGGTTTATCCATAAATGTTCACAAATTATTGAATGTTATAAGTGGGAGAACTAAGCGTCTTAAAAAGTATCTTCAATTAGAGCAATCCAATAATTGTTTAGAAATGGTTGTTTCGGAATATGCGAAAGCATTATTAGGAGACTTAAATTGGGAAAATGAACGGATGGCCGACTATTTCTTTTATGTTTCCGATGATCCAAAATTCCTTCAATTCTGCCATGATTATCAAAGCATATCCATGTATCAATTTTTAGAATCTAAATTGGAATCGTATAAAGATAATTTGAATGAAAAGTAG
- a CDS encoding M1 family metallopeptidase produces the protein MFGQTSRQEGHKNENKFKQLYDEFATPNMFRTGSGAPGPGYYQQKADYNMDITLDDDKAIIRGFETITYTNNSPDPLKYLWVQLDQNVRSKDSKSPLIETSKFKTYQRISSFSNSYIEAPFEGGFNLDEVKDADGNDLPVGINRTMMRVEMPKVLQSGESFKFSIKWWYNVNNHVIDRARSGYELFEDGNRGYVIAQFYPRMAVYNDVEGWQNSQFWGRDEFALPFGDFDVNITVPADHIMEATGVLQNRSEVYTVKMMDRYEAAKKSYKNPVVIVTQKEVEENKKGKVKGTKTWKFKAENVRDFGFATSRKYILDMMAVKVGEKDVMAVSLYPKEGNPLWEQWSTKAVASTLTSYSRMTFDYPYPKAVSVNAKNQGMEYPMICWNYGRPDKTGKYSDRTKFGMVSVIIHEVGHNFFPMIVNSDERQWTWMDEGLNTFLQYVAEQDFAETYPEILSKGQTKYPSRRGPAKNIISYMAGNQDSIAPIMTKGLNTYQFGSNAYGKPATALNILRTTVMGKELFDYAFREYTHRWMFKHPTPEDFFRTMEDASAFDLDWFWRGWFYTTDNVDIGIDNVEEYVLTNIPSADAVNLQKRYKSMDLTDYVYLREVESGLSGSNAQFGDSKSLEKFVKEKLAESENKDFRSPKHFYNITFNKPGGLVMPIIVEYTYADGSAYRETYPAQIWRHNDYVVTKAVASEKPIVSIVVDPDDETADVDTSNNSWPRKIETSEFESFKNTLKE, from the coding sequence ATGTTCGGTCAAACTAGTAGACAAGAAGGTCATAAAAATGAAAATAAATTTAAGCAGCTTTATGATGAATTCGCCACTCCTAATATGTTTAGGACTGGTTCTGGAGCACCCGGACCTGGTTATTACCAACAAAAAGCTGATTATAACATGGATATTACCTTAGATGATGATAAGGCAATTATTCGTGGTTTTGAGACCATTACTTACACCAACAATTCGCCAGATCCTTTAAAATATTTATGGGTTCAACTAGACCAAAATGTGAGGTCTAAAGATTCTAAATCTCCATTAATTGAAACTTCTAAGTTCAAGACGTATCAACGTATTTCAAGTTTTTCTAACTCCTATATAGAGGCTCCTTTTGAAGGAGGCTTTAATTTGGATGAAGTAAAAGATGCGGATGGAAATGATTTGCCTGTGGGCATAAATAGAACAATGATGCGGGTTGAAATGCCAAAAGTTCTTCAATCTGGTGAATCGTTTAAATTTTCAATAAAATGGTGGTACAATGTAAATAACCACGTAATTGACAGGGCAAGAAGTGGATACGAATTATTTGAAGATGGTAATCGTGGATATGTAATAGCTCAATTCTATCCTAGAATGGCAGTTTATAACGATGTTGAAGGTTGGCAAAACTCTCAATTTTGGGGAAGAGACGAGTTTGCCCTCCCGTTTGGTGATTTCGATGTTAATATTACAGTTCCTGCAGACCACATAATGGAAGCCACCGGGGTATTGCAGAATAGGTCTGAGGTTTATACCGTTAAAATGATGGATCGCTATGAAGCGGCAAAAAAGTCTTATAAAAATCCGGTTGTAATTGTTACCCAAAAGGAAGTAGAGGAAAACAAAAAGGGTAAGGTAAAAGGTACTAAGACATGGAAATTTAAAGCGGAAAATGTTAGAGATTTTGGTTTTGCAACATCAAGAAAATACATTTTGGATATGATGGCCGTTAAGGTTGGTGAAAAGGATGTTATGGCCGTTAGTCTTTATCCTAAAGAAGGGAATCCACTTTGGGAGCAATGGTCTACAAAAGCGGTTGCAAGTACCTTAACTTCCTATAGCAGGATGACATTTGATTATCCTTATCCTAAGGCGGTTTCTGTGAATGCTAAAAATCAGGGTATGGAGTATCCAATGATTTGTTGGAATTATGGACGTCCTGATAAAACTGGGAAATATAGTGATAGAACAAAATTCGGAATGGTAAGCGTAATTATCCATGAGGTGGGACATAATTTCTTTCCGATGATTGTTAATAGTGATGAGCGTCAATGGACTTGGATGGATGAAGGGCTTAATACCTTTTTACAATATGTTGCCGAACAAGATTTCGCTGAGACTTATCCAGAAATATTATCAAAAGGGCAAACAAAATACCCTTCTCGTAGAGGTCCAGCAAAAAATATTATATCCTATATGGCTGGGAATCAAGATTCCATAGCGCCAATTATGACAAAAGGATTAAATACCTATCAGTTTGGTAGTAATGCCTATGGCAAGCCGGCAACGGCACTCAACATTTTGAGGACTACCGTAATGGGCAAGGAATTGTTTGATTATGCGTTTAGGGAGTATACCCATAGATGGATGTTTAAGCATCCAACTCCCGAGGATTTCTTTAGAACCATGGAAGATGCTTCGGCTTTTGATTTAGACTGGTTTTGGAGAGGATGGTTTTATACAACAGATAACGTGGATATTGGTATAGATAATGTTGAAGAATACGTATTGACAAATATTCCGTCTGCTGATGCTGTTAATCTTCAGAAAAGATATAAAAGTATGGACCTTACCGATTATGTTTATTTGAGAGAAGTTGAATCAGGTTTATCAGGATCCAATGCCCAATTTGGTGACTCTAAATCTCTTGAAAAATTTGTCAAAGAAAAACTTGCTGAAAGTGAAAATAAGGATTTTAGAAGTCCAAAACACTTTTATAATATAACCTTCAATAAACCTGGAGGTCTGGTAATGCCAATAATTGTTGAATATACGTATGCTGACGGTTCTGCTTATAGGGAAACTTATCCAGCACAAATTTGGAGACATAATGATTATGTGGTAACCAAAGCTGTTGCTTCAGAAAAGCCTATTGTCTCAATTGTTGTTGATCCGGATGACGAGACTGCGGATGTAGATACTTCAAATAACAGTTGGCCAAGGAAAATAGAAACCAGCGAGTTTGAATCATTTAAAAATACCCTTAAAGAATAA
- a CDS encoding carboxypeptidase-like regulatory domain-containing protein produces the protein MKLKLTIFFVLIAIFCQGQDLKRAEIRGRVVVDSNDVEGVTIFNASTNRGTITNERGEFTIFAGLNDRIEISALQFKDITLVIDTSIMKTKIMTVYLVEQVNRLDEVVVIPYGLTGNLRSDIDSVRTSNPNLNALAFGIENSSNYDFRDDYQSSVDNTAMPDYGRRLVNGLNVKNIMGLILKPILQKDKSGPDIAGIDDEVRQIEDIYNIEFIHSNFNIPRDQVDAFVIYARDNGFNSELLEEGQELELLQFLYSKRDEFLKIESAKN, from the coding sequence ATGAAATTAAAGTTAACCATCTTTTTTGTCTTAATTGCCATTTTTTGTCAGGGGCAAGATTTAAAACGTGCCGAAATAAGAGGTCGAGTTGTTGTTGATAGTAATGATGTGGAAGGAGTCACCATTTTTAATGCTTCTACCAACCGTGGTACCATTACTAACGAACGGGGCGAGTTCACTATCTTCGCCGGGTTAAATGATCGCATCGAAATATCTGCACTTCAGTTCAAGGATATTACATTGGTAATTGATACTTCTATTATGAAAACCAAGATAATGACAGTATATCTTGTAGAACAAGTAAATAGATTGGATGAAGTTGTCGTAATACCTTATGGTTTAACTGGTAATTTGCGATCTGATATAGATAGTGTAAGAACAAGTAATCCAAACTTAAATGCACTGGCTTTCGGAATAGAAAATAGCTCTAACTATGATTTCCGAGATGATTATCAATCTAGTGTTGACAATACTGCCATGCCAGACTATGGAAGAAGGCTGGTTAACGGCTTGAATGTTAAGAATATAATGGGGCTAATCCTTAAGCCTATTCTTCAAAAAGACAAAAGTGGACCTGATATTGCAGGAATTGATGATGAAGTCCGCCAAATTGAAGACATTTATAATATAGAATTTATACATAGCAACTTTAATATTCCGCGAGACCAAGTAGATGCCTTTGTAATTTATGCCAGGGATAATGGCTTTAATTCGGAATTATTGGAGGAAGGTCAAGAATTAGAATTACTTCAATTTTTATATTCCAAAAGGGATGAATTCTTAAAAATTGAGAGCGCCAAAAATTAA
- a CDS encoding acetyl-CoA hydrolase/transferase family protein, with product MYKAVSAEEAVKVIKSNDKIYIQAAAANPQVLLRAMTARHEELRNVTICQLHTEGEALYADIKYKESFHVNSFFIGKNVRHTLKAGNGSYTPVFLSELPLLFKRNIIDIDVALIHVSIPDRHGYCSLGVSVEATLAAIDNATYVIAQINKQMPRTFGAGIIHISEIDAFVECDEPLPEHIVAEPNAIENKIADYVAELIEDESTLQMGIGNIPNAVLSKLTNHKNLGLHTEMFSDGVIDLILNDVINGNYKVIDRGRALATFLFGSKRLYDYVNDNPYIDLRSSNYVNNVSIIKQNPKMVAINSAIEVDVTGQVCADSIGSNMYSGVGGQMDFIRGASLSKGGKAIIALPSVTQKGISRIVPFLKQGAGVVTTRAHIHYVVTEYGVANLYGKTLQERIKALINIAHPDHREFIDRENFRLGGRGII from the coding sequence ATGTATAAAGCGGTTTCTGCTGAAGAGGCAGTAAAAGTTATAAAGTCGAATGATAAAATTTATATACAAGCTGCGGCTGCGAACCCCCAAGTTTTACTGAGGGCAATGACGGCTAGACATGAAGAGCTGAGAAATGTAACTATTTGTCAATTACACACCGAAGGAGAAGCTTTATATGCTGATATAAAATACAAAGAAAGCTTTCATGTTAATTCTTTCTTTATTGGAAAGAATGTGAGGCATACCTTGAAAGCTGGTAACGGATCTTATACTCCTGTCTTTTTAAGTGAACTTCCTTTGTTGTTCAAAAGAAATATAATTGATATAGATGTAGCACTAATTCATGTTTCAATTCCTGATAGACATGGATATTGCTCATTGGGTGTTTCTGTTGAAGCAACTTTGGCAGCAATTGATAATGCTACATATGTAATTGCCCAAATTAACAAACAGATGCCACGAACTTTTGGAGCGGGAATTATTCATATTTCGGAGATCGATGCATTTGTTGAATGTGATGAGCCACTACCTGAGCATATAGTAGCCGAACCAAATGCCATTGAAAACAAAATTGCAGATTATGTTGCAGAACTTATTGAAGATGAGAGTACATTGCAAATGGGTATTGGGAATATCCCAAATGCTGTACTTTCTAAATTGACCAATCATAAAAATTTAGGATTACATACCGAGATGTTTTCAGATGGGGTTATAGACCTTATTTTAAATGATGTTATTAATGGCAATTATAAAGTGATTGATAGGGGGCGAGCGCTGGCTACATTTTTGTTCGGTTCCAAACGATTATATGATTATGTAAATGACAACCCATATATAGATTTAAGATCTTCCAATTATGTGAATAACGTTTCAATAATTAAACAAAATCCTAAAATGGTGGCCATCAATTCTGCAATTGAAGTGGATGTTACAGGTCAGGTATGCGCAGATTCTATTGGTAGTAATATGTATTCTGGAGTTGGTGGACAGATGGATTTTATTAGGGGAGCTTCTTTAAGTAAAGGCGGAAAAGCTATTATCGCTTTACCTTCGGTTACCCAAAAGGGTATAAGTAGAATTGTTCCCTTTTTAAAACAAGGGGCGGGGGTTGTAACTACTAGGGCACACATACATTATGTGGTTACAGAATATGGTGTGGCTAATCTTTATGGCAAAACGTTGCAAGAACGAATTAAAGCCCTAATAAATATTGCACATCCCGATCATCGAGAGTTTATTGATAGAGAAAATTTCAGACTAGGAGGAAGAGGAATTATTTGA
- a CDS encoding BT0820 family HAD-type phosphatase, producing MTLQNRLIIAVDFDGTIVEDAYPKIGKPRIFAFETLKRLQEDGHRLILWTYRYGQSLQEAVDFCKSNGVTFYAVNQSYPNEPVEDGRSRKIHADLFIDDRNIGGILGWGEIYQLITKNAPGYGHLEKKKKKGFFSFFK from the coding sequence ATGACGCTCCAAAACCGACTGATCATTGCCGTTGATTTCGATGGAACTATAGTTGAAGATGCCTATCCCAAAATTGGCAAACCTCGCATTTTTGCTTTTGAAACTCTAAAACGTCTTCAAGAAGATGGTCATCGACTAATTTTATGGACTTACAGATATGGTCAATCCTTACAGGAAGCTGTAGATTTTTGCAAGAGCAATGGTGTAACATTTTATGCTGTAAACCAAAGCTATCCTAACGAACCTGTTGAAGATGGTAGGAGTCGAAAAATCCATGCAGATTTGTTTATAGACGACCGAAATATTGGAGGAATATTAGGTTGGGGTGAAATCTACCAATTAATTACCAAAAATGCTCCAGGCTATGGACATTTAGAAAAAAAGAAAAAGAAGGGTTTCTTCTCCTTTTTCAAATAA
- a CDS encoding DUF6702 family protein, whose product MSFAVLVFILAVSTTKSTFLHKYYTSITEIEYNPSEASLQIITRIFLDDLEKALYESTGNIVVFSSEDESKPNLILLRDYLIKNLSIDINGKSVPVKFLGKRHENGQLFAYLEVQNIINIQEIEVKNSVLMDAFEKQQNIIHTKLNGLRESTTLTIGNDHFNLKVSPNNQD is encoded by the coding sequence TTGAGTTTTGCAGTATTGGTTTTTATACTTGCTGTCTCCACCACAAAATCAACTTTTTTACACAAGTATTACACAAGTATTACGGAAATAGAATACAATCCTAGTGAAGCTTCATTACAGATTATAACTAGGATATTTTTAGATGATCTTGAGAAAGCTCTTTATGAATCAACAGGTAATATAGTGGTATTCTCTTCTGAGGATGAAAGTAAACCGAATTTGATTTTACTTAGAGACTATCTCATTAAAAATCTTTCTATTGACATAAATGGAAAATCTGTACCTGTGAAATTCTTAGGTAAGCGACATGAAAATGGACAGTTATTTGCTTATTTGGAAGTGCAGAATATTATTAATATACAAGAAATCGAAGTAAAGAATTCTGTATTAATGGACGCCTTTGAAAAGCAGCAAAACATTATACATACTAAATTGAATGGATTGAGAGAAAGTACCACTTTAACGATTGGCAATGATCATTTCAATTTAAAAGTATCTCCTAATAACCAAGACTAA
- a CDS encoding M48 family metalloprotease, whose protein sequence is MRNSKLAIRLLLGLAIVAFAYFQKCSNTETNPYTGREQAIGMTPEQEIALGIQTAPEMAQQYGGLHPDENYQAMVDNVGNKLVQSSIAHETPYRYEFHLLRDPETVNAFALPGGQVFITYGLFKQLETEDQLAGVLGHEIGHVLGRHSAERVAETQFWQTVSTGAQVGADMGNVVAGIGQTTLLKNGRGDELESDDLGIKFMMKAGYNPEQMIQVMEVLKRAAGPNRVPEFQSTHPDPDNRIERIRESIEKYRKTL, encoded by the coding sequence ATGAGAAACAGTAAATTAGCTATAAGACTATTATTAGGGTTAGCTATTGTAGCATTTGCATATTTTCAAAAATGCAGCAATACAGAAACCAATCCTTATACCGGAAGGGAGCAAGCTATTGGAATGACTCCCGAACAAGAAATTGCACTTGGAATTCAGACGGCCCCAGAGATGGCTCAACAATATGGAGGTTTACATCCAGATGAAAACTATCAAGCAATGGTAGACAATGTAGGAAATAAACTAGTCCAAAGTTCGATTGCCCATGAAACACCATATCGGTATGAATTCCATTTATTACGAGATCCTGAAACTGTAAATGCCTTTGCTTTACCCGGAGGACAGGTATTTATTACTTACGGATTATTTAAACAACTTGAAACTGAAGACCAATTAGCAGGAGTCTTAGGGCATGAAATCGGCCATGTCTTGGGGCGACACTCTGCGGAAAGAGTGGCAGAAACTCAATTTTGGCAAACAGTAAGCACAGGTGCACAAGTTGGTGCTGATATGGGGAATGTTGTGGCAGGTATTGGACAAACAACCTTATTGAAAAATGGTCGTGGCGATGAACTAGAAAGTGATGACCTAGGTATAAAATTTATGATGAAAGCGGGTTATAATCCAGAGCAAATGATTCAAGTAATGGAAGTTTTGAAAAGGGCTGCCGGCCCGAATAGGGTTCCAGAATTTCAGAGCACACACCCAGACCCGGATAATAGGATTGAACGTATTAGAGAATCCATTGAAAAATACAGAAAAACACTCTAA
- the pepE gene encoding dipeptidase PepE encodes MKNLIVASTSTLHGGNYLDYLLPELKELFENTEEIIFIPFARPGGISHESYTSKAAEAFVKIGKKVKGLHEFDHPIEALKSAKGIFTGGGNTFVLLNKLYKLGLIESLREIINSGVPYLGTSAGSNICGLTINTTNDMPIVYPPSFKALGLLPFNINPHYLDPIPNSTHMGETRETRIKEFLVFNTQPVVGLREGSWLRVINDNIQLKGKLKARIFQFEKEPYEVATNTDLSNLK; translated from the coding sequence ATGAAAAATTTAATTGTTGCGAGCACTTCAACATTGCATGGTGGCAACTATTTAGACTATCTATTACCAGAGTTGAAAGAATTATTCGAAAACACTGAAGAAATAATATTTATTCCATTTGCAAGACCTGGAGGAATAAGCCATGAATCTTATACCTCAAAAGCTGCTGAGGCCTTTGTTAAGATTGGCAAAAAAGTGAAGGGTTTACATGAATTTGACCATCCAATTGAAGCTTTAAAATCAGCTAAAGGGATATTTACTGGGGGAGGAAATACTTTCGTTTTGCTCAATAAATTATATAAACTTGGGCTCATTGAAAGCTTAAGAGAGATTATAAATTCGGGAGTACCATACCTAGGAACTAGTGCAGGGAGCAATATTTGCGGGCTTACCATAAATACTACGAATGATATGCCGATAGTTTACCCACCAAGTTTTAAAGCCTTAGGATTACTACCTTTTAATATAAATCCACATTACCTGGACCCAATTCCCAACAGCACACACATGGGAGAAACACGTGAAACTAGAATTAAAGAATTTCTAGTATTTAATACTCAACCAGTTGTTGGTCTAAGGGAAGGAAGTTGGTTAAGAGTAATTAATGACAATATCCAGTTAAAAGGCAAATTAAAAGCAAGGATTTTTCAATTTGAAAAAGAACCCTACGAAGTAGCTACAAATACAGATCTGAGTAATTTAAAATAA
- a CDS encoding Sec-independent protein translocase subunit TatA/TatB encodes MSTFLFIGTPELIFILFIVVMVFGADKLPEIARGMGKGMRVLRDATNEIKHEITKSADTNGIDTSFTKEISEEINKVKEDLDEFGGSVKRNF; translated from the coding sequence ATGTCAACATTTTTATTCATAGGTACGCCTGAATTAATTTTCATCCTTTTTATTGTGGTGATGGTTTTTGGCGCAGATAAGTTACCAGAGATTGCTAGGGGCATGGGAAAAGGCATGAGAGTGTTAAGGGATGCTACGAATGAAATTAAGCACGAAATAACTAAAAGTGCCGATACTAATGGCATTGATACAAGCTTTACCAAAGAAATTTCTGAAGAAATCAATAAGGTAAAAGAAGATCTGGATGAATTCGGGGGCAGTGTGAAAAGAAATTTTTAA